Genomic DNA from Epinephelus moara isolate mb chromosome 24, YSFRI_EMoa_1.0, whole genome shotgun sequence:
gaaGATAATGGTTTACTTGTTCACCCTAACACATATCCATAATTATATATGCATACATGTAaggacacatactgtatatacatataccATCTAAAAAAATCCTCTTTCATTTGTGTATATCAAACATATGGCCCATTAGGAGGTGCAGTATATTGTTCTGTCTGTCCATTATTTGATCTTCACATGCAGCCCCCTCCCAAATTTGAGATTTTGGGCTGTacagattacatttttttgacTTCAAGCCCACTCTTGTGATTTTAATGACAAATTATCACACAGACATACCAAGTTTTACTCACCTGGAAAAAGGCATCCTTGTTACAGGCAGCTATCGTGTGCTCCAGCAGTTGACTTCAGTTTTTCTCCTGCTCCGGCTTATTGATGGGGTTGAGTCAGCGGACCTTTGTGTTAACAACAGCAGCCATGTCCCACCTGAGACTTAACCCTGTAACCCTCTGGTGCTCAGATCTTCCAGTCTGTTGTTGCTGTAAAGCCTTTATATCAATCAAATCTCCACCGCTCAGACACCTGAAGGTCAGAAAAGAGACATCAGAGTCAAGGACATGGGAGGAGATATAACACTGTGTTAATAAccaataataatgtaatattttgtCTGATAAAATTCAATATTCTACAAATCAAAACTGCTTCTTCCTGTAAACCTGAGCTTTAATTGAACACAGGAGAGGATGATATAGTACAGACAAGAACATGATATCATATATCATGAGGAaacagagtcagagacagacaTTATCGCTTCACAGCTGATATATTCATCGGCTTAGTTAATATTTCATAGGGCTCTAAAAACCTCATTCTCTCTAAATTGTCCTCCCTTCTTGgcaataataatttaaatgcaGGGAGCCTCTGAGTGTGTCACCAGTATGTCAGAGCCCACATGTAaattatatgtgtatgtgtgcacatatgtatgcatgtaggcactcacacacatgccaTAAAGGCACATAAAGAAGCACGGCCAGGCGTGCCGTGGATATAAGCAGACAGTACACTGTAAAATcacatatttacaaatgcagTCAATTCTTTAGCCTCCATACGCCATTTGCCAATTTTGTAAAATATAGAAACCACACAGTTTCCCCATTTCTGACAAGCAGTagttattttctgtctccaAATGCAAATGTGACTAGAGGCTTGGCATCTGCCTGAGGGCTCAGTCGGCTGACAGTACGCATTCTGGGGAGTGATCTATTGATCCATATTCAATATCTGCTACACTCTCCTGCTCAGTAAAGTTGggagatgaataaataaagagcaGAACTGACAGTACATACTTGTGCCTTAGAGGACTGGGGGGCTGCCTAAATGGTTCACTCGCCTGTGTCTTGTGTAGATGCCCCCAGACCAATTTTTCTTGATAAAATGTAAGCAACATGCTACATTTCAGGATTTCTAATGGCCAGTGTTTCTAATACAGCGATGTGTATGATGTTCAACAGGAAGAATCAACTGAAAAAATCTAATATTTCAGAGGAACCTCTGCTTTATAGGAACCATTAGTGCTCTCaaatataataacataaaaaaaacaatgtccagtttgagatttaatttgtaaatactattaatgaaaagtcagggagaaagagaggaaaagaaagagaccaggaggagatggaggaggacggGGAGGTTGTCAGCAGCGATACATCTTTCATCTCTAACGAGGTCTGAAAgctacagaaacacagacattgACAACAACCCTGAGAACaccactctcctcctctcaccttATCCTTTTCACTTGGACATCCTGCGTGATGCGTGTCAGTCTCACATCTGTAGCCCACATTTAGTATATACACACTTCAGTCTATTCACAACTGTCATTCAGCCAAACACAGCTCCACAAGTAGCTAGATCCTAAGGCGTAAGCAGGTGTGCATACTGACTGTATGATGTGCAGTCTGGAGCATGGCCCTCTTGAAGAATTGATAAGGCCATCCCAACATATATATTTAGAGGAAAACCATGGAAATATTACATTAGAGAAAAAACTTTATGACAGCAATTGACAAGTGTAATGTCAAACAGTCTGTAAATATTATCACATCAGTATTTGGTTGTATGTTTAACTGTGGTGCAAATAAATCTTCAATATTTGAACGGAAAAAGACAACCTTTGATTAAACTATTAAACAGATGTAGTCATTTTGATTTGTGAAAAGGTCAGAGGCAGGATGGGAGGGTGAatctcagtgagtgtgtgtgcgcgcgtgtgtgtgtgtgtgtgtgtgtgttacggaGAGAGGGCGGGGGGAGCAGTAGTAGGCAGATGCTGAGGAGAGAGAAGCAGGACGGAAAATACAACAAGTGAGTGAACTGTTGCTCTGCAAATAAAGTCGCTCTGCAGCGGGATTTCTGCGGGGCGAAAGTCTGCAAAAGTAACTCGTCGCAATGTGTGATTTTATCTGAGGGAGCGCTGCGCGACTTTTGCATTGTGTTGttactctttttttatttcttatttcccTTCCTCCGTGTCTGCTCGGTGTGAGCGCTGCCTTCATTGTGCGGTCCCGGCCACCATGCAGGAGTCCTGGATGAGATGCTGCAAGTTGAAATATTAGTGTGACTTTGAGTTTGTAGCTGCAGCGAAACTTCACCCGATGCGACAGTGAAAAGCGCACAGTCTTGGAGGGATTTCATTCCGGTCCTGGAGCAGCTTTTCCTGCGGCGTTTCCATCTGAACCCGCAGCGTGGAAAAAATATCACTGAGGACCGGgtataaaagacagaaaaaaactagGTAAGCTGATTTAAGTTTCTTAAAAGTTAACTGGTGAAATCCTTATTTCCTCTTGCTCTGGTTCAATCTGGACGAGTGTTTAAAATTGAAATGACCATTTTAATTAAAGGGAATTAGTATAACCAGATTATTAGAAGTATAGTGaagtatttttgctttaaatctCCATAATGAATTTAGGCCTGTCATAAAATCAGTAGTTGTGACCCCGCTGCGtttgattattaaattaatGAGGTTCATGTCTGCACTTTTATCACTGATCACATGTTTAAATAAGATACTGTATGAATAATCTCTTTGTATCCTGTATAACATTTTCATTATTCTTATAAATTGCTGAATACAATTTTATATattcattaaatacaaaaggaAGTGTTTAATCTGTTTCTACATTTTCAGTTAAACGTTAATATGTGTTACAGCAAAGGGATTTGGTTTTGTTAGTTCTTATTTAATTGTGTGTCTTCCTTTCCTTCTAGATTGCAACACATTCAGTGATCTCCTGTGATGCTGCGATAAAATGTTCTCTGCTTCATCCAAGCTGCATTTAAAACGAAATGTCCCACATTCAATGCGATTTGGCCTGCCCTTTCCTCAGAATTTGCCTTTTTACGACCTGTGACAAATCTGTACTTTGGATGGAGGGGTAGACTGCTGAGATAAATCTAATCCCGGCTCCTATAACAGCATCTATAGAGAGGTGTGAGCCCATCAACCACAACACAAGAAGGGAGAAAAGAGCAGAGATTTAGCAGTTCCCTTGTTCTTCTCTTCTCATTCGTGGACAGACAAGTAAAGCGCCCTTCCCCGTATGTGGTGGGTGAGATGAACTCCAGTGGGAATACTGTAGACCCCACCTGACAGCTCTCTGCCTGATCAACTGAAAGCTTTTCACTGGAGCCTCCAAAACCCCAGagctggattaaaaaaaaaaacagttgccaAAAATCCAACATCTCAACGGTGATGCTCATTTttgacaaatacatttaaaatatttgttatttttgtcctGCAAAATGATGTATTATCTTTAGACAGGTCGACAGCCCTCTGACACCGTGAACCAGAGGACACTGAAATATTTAAGgatacaaaacaaatgtactgAACACCAAGAAATGGAAAAAACTATTCTCCCCCTGACTCCTGATTTTCTCCTGTCTGAGACTTGCCTGTCCCATTTATAGAATAGCCCCGCATTTTCTTTCTCTGCCCCACAGTCACATattttcctcctccaccttctcaATCCAGTAGTTACTTTCTTCAGCTTTCAGTCTGGCCGGCACAACCATTCCAGCTAAGGGGGAGGAGGACTTTCTCACGCTGGCCGCCTCCCGGCTCAGCCGCAAGAAACGTGTCATCGGGGCTGGAGTCGGCGTGGCCATGGTCCTGGTCCTGCTGGTGGCCATTCCCCTATTGGTCCACACCACCAAGGGGGGAGGGTCCGGAGGAGGGGGCACGCGTTACGAGATGCTCGGGAGCTGCAAGATGGTGTGTGACACTTTCACCCCCCCACAAGGAGAGCTGACACCCGTCTCCCCTCAGCCCCCAGACTTCTCAAACCGCAGGGGCAAGCAGGGCTTCAGAGGGAGCCCTGGACTTCCTGGTCCTCCAGGTCCTAAAGGGCCCCCCGGAGAACCCGGCAAGCCGGGCCCCCCTGGTCCACCAGGACCTGGGCCTGGTGGCTATGGCCCATCGTTCTACAGTCCCAAAATCGCCTTCTACGCAGGCCTGCGGAAACAACACGAAGGGAGTGAAATACTGAAGTTTGATGATGTGGTGACCAATGTAGGGAACTACTATGAACCGAGCACCGGCAAGTTCACCTGCCCTCTGCCTGGCATCTACTACTTCACCTACCACGTCCTGATGAGAGGAGGTGATGGGACGAGCATGTGGGCTGACCTGAAAAAGAACGGACAGGTGAGGGCTTCTGtggggtgtttgtgtgtatgaagtgtccCTCTGTGATCTGAAAGTTCTACCTTTGGAAACAAACTTTCACTCTGCAGATATTAGCCAACCAAAACTAGGGAGAACAGTTAGATTCAGTATCACTCTGTGCCACCAGCAACAGTGGTTATTAGTTTTCAACTAATACTTTCAAACAGttataaaacataaacattgaaaaatgaaatcatttCCTTATCAGACACCACTCTAACTAAGGTTTGATTATGTTTAGTCACAAAAACGACAAAGTTAAAGTCCTTCACTTAGGTTAGAATAAGTAATTGTTAAAGTCAGGATAACATCAGTCACAAGAAACCAACATTTACTGTCGACAGGTAACAGGAAGCAGACAGCAGTCTCACATGCCAAACTCCAATGTTGACCCCTCCGTCCACACCAGCCTCCACCCTCTGCAGACTCTGGAGCTTTAAAACACCATCACAcaactttctctttttctccagATGGACAGACACTGGAGGGCTTTGTCACTCAAACATATGTTGCTTTTTGGCATTTGCTGAAATGACTGACgctgtttttttcctggtgagacAAAACGTCACCTCTCTGACACAGGGTCAACAAATTGTGATAATTAAAAGGATCACAAAGGTAGCATTGTGCACAGGTGTTGCTGTTATTGTGGAATAGTTTGACTAGCACTTAGTTTTTAAccatgttgaaaacaaaaattgtTTCTTGACAATACGCACTGAGAGAATTTTGATGAAGATAAAGAAAAGTCTAAAGCAAAGTTTccataaaataaagcagaaataatCCAAATGCTGTTTATTTAGAAGagaattaagataaaatgaCTGTATCTCAGTGTTTGTATATCAACCCTCTGTTTAATCAGAAAAAGTTCCAAAAGGTTTTTTAAAAGTCATTGATTTACTTTGGAGGACAAAGAAGAGGGAATGAAAGCAGCATGAGAGCAGAAACAGAGGTGGGACTAAGAACAGCTTAACatggaaaacaaaaactgcaattAATTGTACAACTTGCACACaaagggtgagagagagagagagagagagagagagagagagagagagagagagagagagagagagagagtgacagccAAGCGATCAAGATGATAACAATCCTCCATGTCTCAGTGGAACAAAGCCAAAATGCAACAGCTGGCTACTGTCCTCTGAGGAACTCTGACTttaacactaataaataaacaagtacaAATGCCTGGAAAAAAGCCTTGAATGCTTCCATCTGGAGATCCGTGACAAGCTTGAAGCACTAAGCCCTCACTCTGTTGAGGAGCCCTGATTCTGACATGTGTGCTGCGGAACAGAAGAGTGACGTCCTGGGGAttaccagagaagaagaaaaaaaaacatgtgttgCATTGTTACAAGTCAAGTAGTGTTTGATGTTACAACAGTGGTTTATACAGGTAATTTACACAGTATATGGACGCACAGCAATTTGCTACTAAGCAGACCAGCACACTACGGAGCTGCTGTTCACCGATAGGCTTATATCTAACATCGTAAAAGACTTCAGATAGCCTACAGCAAGTACGATTTCAACAGGGTGCAGCTCAGCAATTTCCATTGAAACCTTCTTCACTGATCTTATAtgaaaaatacccagtttgaaGTTGTTCCCATAGACCGTGTGAAAGAATGGACAaagctaccatgacgtcac
This window encodes:
- the c1ql4b gene encoding complement C1q-like protein 4 — translated: MVLVLLVAIPLLVHTTKGGGSGGGGTRYEMLGSCKMVCDTFTPPQGELTPVSPQPPDFSNRRGKQGFRGSPGLPGPPGPKGPPGEPGKPGPPGPPGPGPGGYGPSFYSPKIAFYAGLRKQHEGSEILKFDDVVTNVGNYYEPSTGKFTCPLPGIYYFTYHVLMRGGDGTSMWADLKKNGQVRASAIAQDADQNYDYASNSVILHLDVGDEVCVQLDGGKVHGGNTNKYSTFSGFLIYPD